A stretch of the Elusimicrobiaceae bacterium genome encodes the following:
- a CDS encoding prepilin-type N-terminal cleavage/methylation domain-containing protein codes for MNKAFTLVELLVVVLIIGVLSAIAIPMYQGAVDKSHWSTMLPGAKAIKDAEEAIKMTNGAYTDEMANLDVTMNNADLTFALVTPNNTADPNVIRVTNSKLANVRLASYLDDNPKFAGQLHCEAKTGDERAERLCGKLLMGQELTSADGYTGYLLDQAVDESTCQTANRSWSSSQTKCYKDTATRCQALGMNDISGTANMTDQCGYTNELNRKEIGEEGICYANSKWGCFKSTVTEGGICIGEGSDLEQCGESILNGGTCIAKGWNCTGVDINEGGLCKAIGLGGCSANWEKRTVINNGGVCEVDVSNGAYGCTSVIVNDGGKCIAPNGPTAWGYSCTGTYNGTGCCEGAGCPPYAPKC; via the coding sequence ATGAACAAAGCATTTACACTAGTAGAATTACTAGTAGTCGTACTGATTATCGGAGTTTTATCAGCCATTGCTATCCCCATGTATCAAGGGGCAGTAGATAAAAGCCATTGGAGTACCATGCTTCCCGGAGCTAAAGCGATTAAAGATGCGGAAGAAGCCATTAAAATGACCAATGGCGCATATACCGATGAAATGGCTAATTTGGATGTTACTATGAATAATGCAGATTTAACCTTTGCCTTAGTAACGCCTAATAATACGGCCGACCCCAATGTAATACGGGTTACGAATAGTAAACTAGCCAATGTACGGTTAGCCAGTTATTTAGATGATAACCCGAAATTTGCGGGGCAGTTACATTGTGAAGCCAAAACAGGAGATGAACGCGCCGAAAGGCTGTGCGGAAAATTACTTATGGGGCAAGAATTGACAAGTGCGGACGGTTACACAGGCTATTTATTGGACCAAGCCGTAGATGAATCTACCTGTCAAACTGCAAATCGTTCTTGGAGTAGCAGTCAAACAAAATGTTATAAAGATACGGCCACGCGTTGTCAGGCCCTCGGTATGAATGATATATCTGGAACAGCCAATATGACCGACCAGTGTGGATATACTAATGAATTAAATCGTAAAGAAATAGGAGAAGAAGGGATTTGCTACGCGAATAGTAAGTGGGGGTGTTTTAAATCTACTGTAACAGAAGGCGGCATATGTATAGGTGAGGGGAGTGACCTGGAGCAGTGCGGAGAGTCTATTCTAAATGGAGGCACTTGTATAGCTAAAGGTTGGAATTGTACCGGGGTAGACATCAATGAAGGAGGTCTCTGTAAGGCTATCGGATTGGGGGGATGTTCTGCGAATTGGGAGAAGAGAACCGTAATTAATAACGGTGGAGTTTGTGAAGTAGATGTTTCCAATGGCGCGTATGGTTGTACTAGTGTAATAGTAAATGATGGGGGTAAATGTATTGCCCCTAACGGACCAACAGCATGGGGTTATAGCTGTACAGGCACTTATAACGGAACAGGGTGTTGTGAGGGAGCCGGGTGTCCTCCTTATGCCCCAAAATGCTAA
- a CDS encoding 4'-phosphopantetheinyl transferase superfamily protein, which yields MDYKTQFIEIKHLPPADSFLCASESAYLQTLKAEKRKGDWLGGRFALKVLLARESGLLPVCSCSTWQEMSSAALAVLKNIDVVKLPSGAPQVFIGAVPDARSVSITHSNGWAIAAVSAPHTFLGIDLEKVEPRMQAWAEDFFTPQEREPMTPEHLTELWTKKEAVVKLLGRGLSLNTREISFEGGKLQLAGTALQAWHVLQQPAIQLISKPFETDFIFTVAYATAPQAEKFSKI from the coding sequence ATGGATTATAAAACGCAGTTTATTGAAATCAAACACCTGCCTCCGGCAGACTCTTTTCTCTGCGCTTCTGAAAGTGCCTATTTGCAGACACTGAAAGCGGAAAAACGGAAAGGGGACTGGCTCGGAGGCCGGTTTGCGTTAAAGGTATTATTGGCGCGGGAAAGCGGTTTGTTGCCTGTGTGCAGTTGCTCGACGTGGCAAGAGATGTCAAGTGCCGCGCTGGCGGTCTTAAAAAATATCGATGTTGTCAAATTGCCCAGCGGAGCGCCGCAGGTATTTATAGGGGCGGTGCCGGATGCCCGTAGCGTGAGCATTACTCACTCTAACGGATGGGCGATAGCGGCGGTGTCAGCCCCACATACATTTTTAGGTATTGATTTGGAAAAAGTAGAACCGCGTATGCAGGCGTGGGCGGAAGATTTTTTCACGCCGCAAGAGCGCGAACCTATGACGCCGGAGCATTTGACCGAACTATGGACCAAGAAAGAGGCGGTTGTCAAATTATTGGGCCGTGGCTTGTCTCTAAATACCCGAGAAATCAGTTTCGAGGGGGGAAAACTACAGTTAGCGGGGACCGCTTTGCAGGCATGGCACGTCTTACAACAACCTGCCATACAACTGATTTCTAAACCGTTTGAAACAGATTTTATCTTTACAGTAGCCTATGCCACTGCCCCACAGGCAGAGAAGTTTAGTAAAATATAA
- a CDS encoding acyl-CoA carboxylase subunit beta, which produces MSELFDNPGEDKKSDRPAPKSLVKFRQIYQDALAGAGEEKNKAQRAKGKFTARERISYLLDKDSFFEIKSLVESNCHDFGVADKHIKGDGVITGFGRINGRPVAIFAQDFPQLGGSLGYAHAKKIADIMDKALEAKIPVIGLLDSGGARIQEGVESLNGYGEIFWRNVKASGKIPQISVILGPCAGGAAYSPALTDFIFMVEGISHMFITGPSAVKAATGEEIDIDTLGGSKPHSEKSGVCQFVAKSEQDCFRQVRELLSFLPQNNEELALSDTTTDVAERRVDVLERVCEMDPKKAFRIHHVIWRLADNFGFFEIHQNFAKNVVTGFIRLGGEVVGVVANNPAHLGGALDSDASDKAARFIRFLNAFNIPILTLVDTGGYLPGVAQEHGGIIRHGAKLLYAYAEATVPKVTLVLRKAYGGAYIAMGSKFLRGDMNFAFPSAEIAVMGPRGAVEILYSRDLKKETDEAKKEEMKQKMTQEYSDKFASPYQAARNGSIDEIIEPAEARAKLIGAFRILKSKRDPKKHENTGNIPL; this is translated from the coding sequence ATGAGCGAATTATTTGATAATCCCGGAGAGGATAAGAAGTCAGATCGTCCGGCTCCAAAGAGTTTAGTAAAATTTCGTCAAATTTACCAAGATGCCTTAGCAGGCGCCGGCGAAGAAAAGAACAAAGCCCAGCGCGCCAAGGGTAAATTTACCGCGCGTGAACGTATTTCCTATTTATTAGACAAAGACAGTTTTTTTGAAATTAAAAGTTTAGTGGAAAGTAACTGTCACGATTTCGGCGTGGCTGATAAGCATATTAAAGGTGACGGCGTTATCACGGGTTTTGGCCGCATTAACGGCCGGCCGGTGGCTATTTTTGCCCAAGATTTCCCGCAACTAGGGGGTTCCTTGGGTTATGCTCACGCTAAAAAAATCGCCGACATTATGGACAAAGCCCTAGAGGCCAAAATTCCGGTCATCGGACTTTTGGATAGCGGCGGTGCCCGTATCCAAGAAGGCGTGGAAAGTTTGAACGGTTACGGAGAAATTTTCTGGCGTAACGTAAAAGCATCGGGCAAAATTCCGCAAATTTCTGTCATTTTAGGCCCTTGTGCCGGCGGGGCGGCTTATTCCCCTGCCTTGACGGATTTTATCTTTATGGTAGAAGGCATTAGCCATATGTTTATTACCGGCCCCAGTGCCGTCAAAGCCGCTACCGGAGAAGAAATAGATATTGATACGTTGGGCGGCAGCAAACCGCATAGCGAAAAAAGCGGCGTGTGCCAATTCGTGGCCAAATCGGAGCAGGACTGTTTCCGTCAGGTGCGCGAACTGCTGAGCTTCTTGCCGCAAAATAATGAGGAATTGGCCCTGTCCGATACCACGACCGATGTGGCAGAGCGCCGCGTGGATGTGCTGGAACGCGTGTGCGAAATGGACCCCAAAAAGGCCTTCCGCATTCATCACGTGATTTGGCGGCTGGCGGATAATTTTGGATTTTTTGAAATTCACCAAAACTTTGCTAAAAACGTGGTAACCGGTTTTATCCGCTTAGGCGGAGAAGTGGTGGGCGTAGTGGCTAATAACCCTGCCCATTTAGGCGGTGCGTTGGATAGTGACGCCAGTGACAAAGCCGCGCGCTTTATCCGCTTCTTAAATGCTTTTAATATTCCTATTTTGACCCTCGTAGATACCGGCGGTTATCTGCCCGGTGTGGCACAGGAACATGGCGGCATTATCCGCCACGGGGCCAAACTGCTCTATGCCTATGCAGAAGCAACCGTGCCGAAAGTAACCCTCGTCCTGCGTAAAGCGTATGGCGGGGCGTATATTGCCATGGGGTCTAAATTTTTGCGCGGAGATATGAATTTTGCTTTTCCCAGCGCGGAAATTGCCGTAATGGGGCCGCGCGGTGCGGTGGAAATTTTGTACTCGCGGGATTTGAAAAAAGAAACCGACGAAGCCAAAAAAGAAGAAATGAAGCAAAAGATGACGCAGGAATATTCCGACAAATTTGCTTCGCCTTATCAGGCGGCGCGCAATGGATCTATTGATGAAATTATTGAGCCGGCAGAAGCGCGTGCCAAGCTGATTGGAGCGTTCCGTATTCTGAAGAGCAAACGCGACCCGAAAAAGCACGAAAATACGGGTAATATCCCGCTGTAA